The nucleotide sequence TGATTTACTGATGAGTTAGTATAATTAATATGGTGTCATAGCTAACTAATCACTAACCGCTCAAAAGTAGCCTTAGAATGTCTCTAAACGCGATTCATTTTCAGATGTACAAACGTGAGTCATCAGCAAACATGGAGAAAACTGCCACTAACTTTTGTTGCCCTTCTGGGGAGGTTTGGTGGTCTGAACTTTCTGGTCAGTCTTCACGATTTTTGTGGGCGGATGTTCGGTTTTTcctggtaaaataaaatgagattaaagAATGTTTTTATCTCTCTTTGTATCTATTGATAACTTCACCATGCTAACCATCCTTGGGACTTTTCGTGACGGCTTTGGTGGGAGAGATTTGAGCTCTGGTGGTTGTTGTTGCAGCTGGTGGGGGCACATTTGGGAGTTGTGTCGCTGCAACCACTGGTGCTTCTGTTGGGTTCGTTGATGGTGCTGCAGTTTTTACTGCAGGTTGTATTGGGCTTGAGTCCGAGGCTGTTGCTGTAGTGTCTGCTGGTCCCGGGTCCGGGGCTGGTGCTGTAGTATCTGCTGGTCCTGGGTCCGGGGCTGGTGCTGTAGTGTCTGCTGGTCCCATGGCTGGTGCTGCAGTTTCTGCTGGTgttgggtctggttctggtgcaACAGTTTCTACTTGTGCTGGGTCTGGTTCTGTTGTTGCAGTGTCTGCTGGTGCTGGACCTGGGGCTGGATCTTTAGTTGGTGCTGGTGTTGGGTCTGCTTCTGGTGCTGTGGTTGGTGCTAGTGTTGGTACTGCTGGTTTTAAAATGCGGAGACATTTAagtgataaaatatgaaatgaatttCTCGAGTTTGTCAAAAGACTTACTTGGAAAATGCACTTCTTTGGCACAGAGCTAAAAGAGAAGATATCGCTAACATGCAGTATTTGTCTGCTAACTACAAAGCTAAGACATAAAAGCTAATAAGCTTACCTTAACTGAGGCCAGAGACAAACAGCAAGGTGAACAGACAATTCTGATGGAAGCTAAACTCTATCTATGAAGCTTATTACTTCCCTCATTAACAGCACAGGAAGTGGGCTGTATGTACAGGAAGTAGGTTTCATCCATTGAACTTATTGTTGCTCTTGTTTTCTTCCAAAAGACTGAAGGGTGAA is from Antennarius striatus isolate MH-2024 chromosome 23, ASM4005453v1, whole genome shotgun sequence and encodes:
- the LOC137590925 gene encoding uncharacterized protein isoform X2; translation: MKTVLVLFLVLLASVFTPALSEETAKLDETVPTLAPTTAPEADPTPAPTKDPAPGPAPADTATTEPDPAQVETVAPEPDPTPAETAAPAMGPADTTAPAPDPGPADTTAPAPDPGPADTTATASDSSPIQPAVKTAAPSTNPTEAPVVAATQLPNVPPPAATTTTRAQISPTKAVTKSPKDGKTEHPPTKIVKTDQKVQTTKPPQKGNKSEAEHLKTADKKLWWIVLPVLLVGFAAAIFFRFKCKKIHDHTETIDTGTENASFQSRPESTKDGVMLLGVKSSGGEENAAAR
- the LOC137590925 gene encoding uncharacterized protein isoform X1: MKTVLVLFLVLLASVFTPALSEETAKLDETAVPTLAPTTAPEADPTPAPTKDPAPGPAPADTATTEPDPAQVETVAPEPDPTPAETAAPAMGPADTTAPAPDPGPADTTAPAPDPGPADTTATASDSSPIQPAVKTAAPSTNPTEAPVVAATQLPNVPPPAATTTTRAQISPTKAVTKSPKDGKTEHPPTKIVKTDQKVQTTKPPQKGNKSEAEHLKTADKKLWWIVLPVLLVGFAAAIFFRFKCKKIHDHTETIDTGTENASFQSRPESTKDGVMLLGVKSSGGEENAAAR